One genomic region from Branchiostoma lanceolatum isolate klBraLanc5 chromosome 7, klBraLanc5.hap2, whole genome shotgun sequence encodes:
- the LOC136438120 gene encoding putative neutral sphingomyelinase, translated as MEDVWLTAEHKKADDSGVTFRHPENNFATPGVLKRIDYILYKGSAGCRVKCVHCETTMHKVPGKLFNYSDHEGVLAHLELEKVSEPSDAPSNPPDLSERDTSLRQAVQILEEKMAFVVSSRLFYAAVLLLCLLLVLPITSLPLHHVVTSLMHLLLGLVIGWSFWMGVVFLETEKRGLLATKARMEVLLNVSEMKNK; from the exons ATGGAGGACGTCTGGCTGACGGCTGAGCACAAG AAGGCGGATGACTCCGGCGTCACCTTCCGTCATCCTGAAAACAACTTCGCTACTCCTGGAGTTCTGAAAAGAATCGACTACATCCTTTATAAG GGGTCTGCCGGGTGCAGGGTGAAGTGTGTCCACTGTGAGACTACCATGCACAAGGTTCCTGGAAAACTCTTCAACTACTCCGACCATGAAGGGGTCCTGGCGCATCTGGAACTGGAGAAGGTCTCAGAGCCAAGTGATG ctCCATCCAACCCTCCCGACCTATCCGAGCGTGACACGTCTCTCCGTCAGGCGGTCCAGATCCTGGAGGAGAAGATGGCCTTCGTAGTCTCTAGCCGGCTGTTCTACGCGGCGGTCCTCCTCCTCTGTCTGCTCCTGGTGCTCCCCATCACCAGTCTCCCGCTCCATCACGTCGTGACGTCACTGATGCATCTGCTACTCGGGCTTGTCATAGGCTGGAGCTTCTGGATGGGCGTGGTGTTCCTGGAGACGGAGAAGAGGGGTCTCCTAGCAACCAAGGCTAGGATGGAGGTTCTCCTCAACGTATCAGAGATGAAAAACAAGTGA
- the LOC136438707 gene encoding sphingomyelin phosphodiesterase 2-like, with protein sequence MPDQLRVLTLNCWGVLLCPKMSERFQAIGEELRTGKYDLVSLQEVFADDMYRKLVHLVEDVLPYHHYFYSGWTGSGVCVFSKHPISDVCQHQFTLNGQPDDIRKLELDWFGGSLVGLCRIQYSGTEINLYATQTHAAHASTEELSTYRAHKVSQAFEISQFIRPLIEPKK encoded by the exons ATGCCGGACCAACTGCGTGTTCTAACTCTCAACTGCTG GGGCGTTCTGTTATGTCCAAAGATGTCCGAACGGTTTCAGGCCATCGGAGAGGAGCTGCGCACCGGGAAGTACGACTTGGTGTCTCTACAAGAG GTATTTGCAGATGACATGTACCGAAAGCTGGTTCACCTGGTCGAAGATGTGTTACCGTATCATCACTACTTTTACAG tGGGTGGACTGGAAGTGGGGTCTGTGTATTTTCCAAACACCCCATATCAGACGTCTGTCAGCACCAGTTCACTCTGAACGGCCAGCCGGACGACATCAGGAAGTTGGAGCTGGACTGGTTCGGCGGGAGCCTGGTCGGACTCTGCCGTATACAGTACTCTGGGACAGAGATTAACCTCTACGCTACGCAA ACCCACGCAGCGCACGCATCCACGGAAGAACTGAGTACGTACAGAGCGCACAAGGTGTCCCAGGCGTTTGAAATCAGCCAATTCATTCG CCCACTTatagaaccaaagaaatga
- the LOC136438708 gene encoding choline dehydrogenase, mitochondrial-like, which translates to MAAFLRLSGLPAATKTPRISLLAQARKGCDGVRTGVGGLKDENEAGYLSNSVENILTTALNSQTSAASGSSSSGWGLECIGQRQYSTRRSGTNAGAPEYSHVIVGAGSAGCVLANRLSENPSNTVFLMEAGPKDHTWTIHMPSALRYNLVVDKYNWCYHTVPQKHLGNREMYWPQGRVWGGTSSLNAMVYVRGHAMDYDRWEREGAAEWSYADCLPYFRKAQTHELGPDDYRGGEGPLYVCRGKSNNPLNQAFVEAGQQAGYPYTADMNGYQQEGFGEMDMTIRKGVRWSTANAYLRPALKRGNVKAEVRCVVTRVLFEGNRAVGLEYLQNGDTKQVRAAKEVILSGGSINSPRLLMLSGVGDADDLRKLGISVVQPPSCVYILTGVGQNLQDHLEVHVQQACTQPVTLYSALQPHRMAMIGVRWFITQTGLGATSHMEAGGFIRSRPGIEHPDIQYHFFPSAVYDLGRVTSEQNAYQAQVGPMRPTSRGYLKLKSADPHAHPLLDPNYLSTHQDVLEMRLSIKHTREILAQKAFDPFRGAEIGPGPCVQTDKDIDAYVRQHSKCGYHPSCTCKMGAEGDKMAVVDAETRVFGVENLRVVDASIMPSIVSGNLNAPTIMLSEKAADIIKGEPPLSKSTAPVYQPETLDTQR; encoded by the exons ATGGCGGCATTTCTACGACTTTCAGGTCTTCCCGCGGCCACTAAGACTCCCAGGATCAGTCTACTGGCACAAG CCAGGAAAGGCTGCGATG GTGTGCGGACTGGTGTTGGCGGTCTTAAGGATGAGAATGAAGCTGGTTATCTGTCAAACAGTGTCGAAAACATCTTAACTACAGCACTTAATAGTCAGACGTCCGCTGCGAGTGGGTCCAGTAGCAGTGGATGGGGTTTAGAGTGCATTGGACAACGTCAATACTCAACCAGACGCTCGGGAACGAACGCAGGAGCACCAGAGTACAGCCATGTGATAGTCGGCGCTGGTTCGGCTGGATGCGTGCTGGCAAACCGCCTGTCAGAAAATCCCAGCAACACGGTCTTCTTGATGGAAGCGGGTCCGAAGGACCACACCTGGACCATCCACATGCCGTCGGCACTGCGGTATAACCTGGTTGTTGACAAGTACAACTGGTGCTACCACACCGTACCACAGAAACACCTGGGAAACAGAGAAATGTACTGGCCTCAAGGGCGTGTATGGGGAGGAACCTCTTCTCTCAACGCCATGGTGTACGTAAGGGGGCACGCGATGGACTACGATCGGTGGGAGAGGGAGGGTGCCGCGGAGTGGTCGTACGCAGACTGCCTGCCGTACTTTCGTAAAGCCCAAACACACGAGCTTGGTCCCGACGACTACCGTGGTGGGGAGGGACCTCTCTACGTCTGTCGCGGCAAGAGCAACAACCCGTTAAACCAAGCCTTCGTAGAAGCTGGCCAACAGGCGGGTTATCCGTATACGGCTGACATGAACGGTTATCAGCAGGAGGGTTTTGGAGAGATGGACATGACTATTCGCAAGGGGGTTCGCTGGAGCACTGCTAACGCGTACCTGCGACCTGCGCTGAAACGGGGTAACGTTAAGGCTGAAGTGAGGTGCGTGGTGACTCGGGTTCTGTTTGAAGGCAACCGGGCGGTAGGATTGGAGTATCTACAGAATGGAGACACAAAACAG GTCCGGGCAGCGAAGGAGGTCATCCTGTCGGGAGGCTCCATCAACTCGCCCCGGCTGCTGATGCTGTCGGGGGTCGGGGATGCGGATGACCTGCGGAAACTGGGCATTTCAGTTGTTCAGCCGCCG TCATGTGTCTACATCCTGACAGGTGTTGGCCAGAACCTACAAGACCACCTGGAAGTGCATGTGCAACAGGCGTGCACCCAACCCGTCACCCTGTACAGCGCGCTCCAGCCCCACCGCATGGCGATGATCGGTGTCCGATGGTTCATCACGCAGACTGGGCTGGGGGCCACCAGTCACATGGAGGCCGGCGGGTTCATCAGGAGCAGACCTGGTATAGAACATCCAGACATCCAGTATCACTTCTTCCCGTCTGCTGTATATGACCTTGGGAGAGTGACGTCGGAACAAAATGCTTATCAG GCCCAAGTGGGACCAATGCGCCCAACCAGTCGAGGATATCTGAAGCTGAAGTCTGCAGACCCCCATGCACACCCTCTCCTGGACCCCAACTACCTGTCCACACACCAGGACGTGCTGGAGATGAGGTTGAGCATCAAACACACGCGGGAGATCCTGGCCCAGAAGGCCTTTGATCCATTCCGCGGTGCAGAGATTGGTCCAG GGCCCTGCGTCCAGACGGACAAAGACATCGACGCGTACGTCCGCCAACACTCAAAGTGCGGCTACCACCCTTCCTGCACGTGTAAGATGGGCGCGGAGGGAGACAAGATGGCGGTGGTGGATGCGGAGACGCGTGTGTTCGGGGTGGAGAACCTGCGAGTAGTGGACGCCTCCATCATGCCCAGCATCGTCAGTGGAAACCTCAACGCACCCACTATCATGTTATCAGAGAAGGCGGCTGATATCATCAAGGGGGAACCGCCACTCTCAAAATCAACTGCTCCCGTGTACCAACCCGAAACATTAGATACACAAAGATAG